In one window of Pseudomonas chlororaphis subsp. chlororaphis DNA:
- a CDS encoding LysR family transcriptional regulator, translating to MHTHLNRVQTFLAVVDFGSYTKAANYLCISKAMASLHVKALEEVLSATLLIRNTRNISLTEIGQDFYNEFKGIVADIDNAFENVLHGHNRISGKLRFSSTSEYGERYILPIISKFTERYPEIRLCYNFNSSLNDLVAEKLDLVIRLGNLADSAFKSRKLADYDIVLVASPDFLARHPVVEPLDLNSVPWIANSNLQGPTNWTLSHPQRGQVEVSGPNHFESNSSTAIRAMTLSSLGVSVLPGWVVEDDLASGRLVRLLPDYALPSQSVNVVFPNSSHLPHKSRAFIDFLLLHLGQ from the coding sequence ATGCACACGCATCTAAATCGCGTCCAGACATTCCTGGCGGTTGTCGATTTCGGTTCCTATACCAAGGCGGCCAACTACCTGTGCATCAGCAAAGCCATGGCCAGCCTGCATGTCAAGGCGCTCGAGGAAGTTTTGTCGGCGACCCTGTTAATCCGCAATACCCGCAATATATCCCTGACAGAAATAGGCCAGGACTTTTATAACGAGTTCAAGGGCATTGTCGCGGATATCGACAATGCCTTCGAGAATGTCCTGCATGGGCATAATCGTATTTCTGGAAAGTTGCGTTTCAGTTCAACTAGTGAGTATGGCGAGCGCTATATACTGCCGATCATTTCCAAGTTCACCGAGCGTTATCCGGAGATCCGTCTTTGTTATAACTTCAACTCTTCGTTGAATGATCTGGTGGCGGAAAAACTCGACCTGGTGATCCGCCTGGGCAACCTCGCCGACTCGGCTTTCAAGAGCCGCAAGCTGGCCGACTACGACATCGTCCTGGTGGCCAGCCCGGACTTTCTGGCGCGCCATCCGGTGGTCGAGCCCCTGGACCTGAACAGCGTGCCGTGGATCGCCAACAGCAACCTGCAAGGGCCGACCAACTGGACCCTGAGCCACCCGCAACGGGGCCAGGTCGAAGTCAGCGGGCCCAATCATTTCGAATCCAATTCCTCCACCGCCATTCGCGCCATGACCCTGTCGTCCCTGGGGGTGTCGGTACTGCCCGGCTGGGTGGTCGAGGACGACCTGGCCAGCGGCCGGCTGGTGCGCCTGCTGCCCGACTACGCCTTGCCTTCGCAGTCGGTGAACGTGGTGTTTCCCAACAGTTCGCACCTGCCGCACAAGTCGCGGGCGTTCATCGATTTCCTGTTGCTGCACCTGGGGCAGTGA
- a CDS encoding MFS transporter, producing MTYRYKVALIFLIGFFIDCINIFMSAVALPSIAHEMHVSTSSVAWVANAYILGLTLIIPVSTWLAGRFGSRETLTASMLVFSTAVWMCGMAGSFHELVIWRFVQGIGGGLLIPVGQALTFNLFQGPQRAKISTLVMAVALIAPAISPTIGGVIVDSSSWRWVFHSNIPFSLIAAALSWLWIKEARPASLARPDIKGLLLVSAALGSLLMGMSLYGGDYPPLAALSCLMLGVTCVVLYVLHYRRCDNAIVELSLLKSKKLSTSIFIYYAIPGVFTGVNLLSIFFLQNSLHFSAQLTGMFMILYASGAFIAMLVCGRVYNRFGARRLFTLGMLLHSAGIATLYLVDSAADLPIIVIAYCLMGIGGGIGANTAQTTSLMDFEGADTHKGSVIWNINRQMSFSIGAALFLMIYNLLLARLASTPAYHLTFVIAAVMGLLPLLQMSNLTTQKECHAQHNR from the coding sequence ATGACTTATCGCTACAAAGTGGCTCTTATATTCCTCATCGGGTTCTTTATCGACTGTATAAACATATTCATGTCGGCCGTGGCTTTACCGAGTATTGCCCATGAGATGCACGTCTCGACTTCATCCGTGGCCTGGGTGGCCAATGCCTATATTCTCGGCCTGACCCTGATCATTCCGGTGAGCACCTGGCTGGCCGGACGTTTTGGCAGCCGCGAAACCCTCACCGCCTCGATGCTGGTGTTCAGCACCGCCGTGTGGATGTGCGGGATGGCCGGCAGCTTCCATGAACTGGTGATCTGGCGTTTCGTCCAGGGCATCGGCGGCGGCCTGCTGATCCCGGTGGGCCAGGCCCTGACCTTCAACCTGTTCCAGGGCCCGCAGCGGGCCAAGATCTCCACCCTGGTGATGGCCGTCGCCCTGATCGCCCCGGCCATTTCGCCGACCATCGGCGGCGTGATCGTCGACAGCAGCTCCTGGCGCTGGGTGTTCCACAGCAATATTCCGTTCTCGCTGATCGCCGCCGCCCTGTCCTGGCTGTGGATCAAGGAAGCCCGGCCCGCCAGCCTGGCGCGCCCGGACATCAAGGGCCTGCTGCTGGTCAGCGCGGCCCTGGGCAGCCTGCTGATGGGCATGTCGCTGTACGGCGGCGACTACCCGCCGCTGGCCGCCCTGAGCTGCCTGATGCTGGGGGTCACCTGCGTGGTGCTGTATGTCCTGCACTACCGCCGCTGCGACAACGCCATCGTCGAGTTGAGCCTGCTCAAGAGCAAGAAGCTCAGTACCTCGATCTTCATCTATTACGCGATTCCCGGGGTGTTCACCGGGGTCAACCTGCTGAGCATCTTCTTCCTGCAGAACAGCCTGCACTTCAGCGCCCAGCTGACCGGCATGTTCATGATCCTCTACGCCAGCGGCGCCTTCATCGCCATGCTGGTCTGCGGCCGGGTCTACAACCGCTTCGGCGCCCGGCGCCTGTTCACCCTCGGCATGCTCCTGCACAGCGCCGGCATCGCCACCCTGTACCTGGTCGACAGCGCCGCCGACCTGCCGATCATCGTCATCGCCTACTGCCTGATGGGCATCGGCGGCGGCATCGGCGCCAATACCGCGCAAACCACTTCGCTGATGGATTTCGAAGGTGCCGATACCCACAAGGGCAGCGTGATCTGGAACATCAACCGGCAGATGTCCTTCAGCATCGGCGCCGCGCTGTTCCTGATGATCTACAACCTGCTGCTCGCCCGCCTGGCGTCTACCCCGGCCTATCACCTGACCTTCGTCATCGCGGCGGTGATGGGTCTGTTACCCCTGTTGCAGATGAGCAACCTGACCACGCAAAAGGAATGTCATGCACAACACAATCGTTGA
- a CDS encoding GNAT family N-acetyltransferase, protein MPLQSLTSLAAVDPQQWDGLLSDGQPFLRHAFLSALEDSGSLGPNSGWQAEHLLHVQDGRLIAALPSYRKWHSYGEYVFDHGWADACARAGIEYYPKLLSAVPFSPVSGARLLAASLEDGLELLQSLPGYLEIEGLSSAHINFTDAFTDAALAGQAGWLQRLGCQFHWQNRGYRDFQDFLDTLSSRKRKQMRKEREQVAGQGIEFEWLEGRQLSEAQWDFVYACYANTYAVRRQSPYLTRAFFSLLAERMPEAIRVVLAKQNARPVAMAFSLIGGDSFYGRYWGCLAEFDRLHFETCFYQGMDYAIAQGVQRFDAGAQGEHKLIRGFEPVITRSWHYLRHPGLKAAVKDFLQQERVGVLAYAEEARAALPYRQA, encoded by the coding sequence ATGCCGTTGCAATCCTTGACCAGCCTGGCCGCCGTCGATCCGCAGCAATGGGACGGTTTGCTCAGTGACGGCCAGCCGTTTCTGCGCCACGCCTTTCTCAGCGCGCTGGAAGACAGCGGCAGCCTCGGCCCGAATTCTGGCTGGCAGGCCGAGCATCTGCTGCATGTGCAAGACGGACGCCTGATCGCGGCGCTGCCCAGCTACCGCAAGTGGCATTCCTACGGCGAGTACGTGTTCGACCATGGCTGGGCCGACGCCTGCGCCCGGGCCGGCATCGAGTATTACCCCAAGCTGCTGAGCGCCGTGCCCTTCAGCCCGGTCAGCGGCGCGCGGCTGCTGGCGGCAAGCCTGGAAGACGGCCTTGAACTGCTGCAAAGCCTGCCCGGTTACCTGGAGATCGAAGGGCTTTCCAGCGCCCATATCAACTTCACCGACGCCTTTACCGATGCCGCCCTGGCTGGGCAAGCCGGTTGGTTGCAGCGCCTGGGTTGCCAGTTCCATTGGCAGAACCGCGGCTATCGGGACTTCCAGGACTTTCTCGATACCCTCAGTTCGCGCAAGCGCAAACAGATGCGCAAGGAGCGCGAACAGGTGGCGGGGCAGGGCATCGAATTCGAGTGGCTCGAAGGCCGGCAACTCAGCGAAGCGCAGTGGGATTTTGTCTACGCCTGTTATGCCAATACCTATGCGGTGCGGCGCCAGTCCCCCTACCTGACCCGGGCCTTTTTCAGCCTGCTGGCCGAGCGCATGCCCGAGGCCATTCGCGTGGTGCTGGCCAAGCAGAACGCCAGGCCGGTGGCCATGGCCTTCAGCCTGATCGGTGGCGACAGTTTCTACGGGCGTTACTGGGGCTGCCTGGCGGAATTCGATCGCCTGCATTTCGAAACCTGTTTCTACCAGGGCATGGATTACGCCATCGCCCAGGGGGTGCAGCGTTTCGACGCTGGGGCCCAGGGCGAGCACAAGTTGATTCGGGGGTTCGAGCCGGTGATTACCCGGTCCTGGCACTACCTGCGACACCCCGGCTTGAAAGCGGCGGTGAAGGATTTTCTCCAGCAGGAGCGGGTGGGCGTGCTGGCTTACGCCGAAGAGGCGAGGGCCGCGCTGCCGTATCGGCAGGCGTGA